Below is a window of Ignavibacteriales bacterium DNA.
AAACTGATAATTCTTTTTTCTCATTTCATCTACAATTAAGCTAATTGAATCCAAAATTACATTTTTTGATTTGATACTATCGTGCAAAACAATAATTGAATTATTATTTAAATATCTTTGAGTGGCAAATTTAACGATTGATAAGTCATTTTTATAATCATATGTGAGCAAGGACCACATTACATTTCTGAGATAATATTTTTTCATCAATAGAGATGTTGATAATTGAAATTTGCCATGGGGCGGACGAAAGTATTTTATCTTATAATTAAATTTTTCTTCAACCAAAATATTAACTGATTCGATTTGAGAATATTTTTCCTGATTAGAAATTTTACTCAAAATCTTATGGTTTTGTGTATGGTTCCCAATTGTATGTCCCTCACCTAAAATTGACTGAGCAAGTACAGGATATTTTTGAATATTTTCACCTACACAAAAAAACAATGCTTTTATCTTTTCAACAGAAAGTTTTTTTAAG
It encodes the following:
- a CDS encoding polysaccharide deacetylase family protein, whose translation is MKYLYNPPLLIKKLFSNFYWNTTTNKVLLTFDDGPNAETTELILKKLSVEKIKALFFCVGENIQKYPVLAQSILGEGHTIGNHTQNHKILSKISNQEKYSQIESVNILVEEKFNYKIKYFRPPHGKFQLSTSLLMKKYYLRNVMWSLLTYDYKNDLSIVKFATQRYLNNNSIIVLHDSIKSKNVILDSISLIVDEMRKKNYQFGDPEECLS